The Excalfactoria chinensis isolate bCotChi1 chromosome 28, bCotChi1.hap2, whole genome shotgun sequence genome includes a window with the following:
- the LOC140263218 gene encoding retinol dehydrogenase 16-like, whose product MRCHNAAPRPAPQGWAGPRSARAALLCTLLRCPRCAQRVPAASASCSFSFCSRCRPTMWLWLLALLGLWLLRRWHRERQTVPGLDEKFVLITGCDSGFGSLLARQLDARGLRVLAGCLTESGAARLRAAASSRLQTVLLDVTSSHSIAAAAAWVRERVGERGLWGLVNNAGIAVPTAPNEWLRKEDFVAVLNVNLVGLIEVTLSLLPLVKKARGRVVNVASVVGRLSIFGGGYCPSKFGVEAFSDSLRLEMRHFGVKVSIIEPGYFKTGITSIAALEKSFLSTWERLPSETKASYGDKYLQDFLASARKMQKRCNPNLSLVTDCMEHALTSRYPRCRYAAGWDAKLIYIPLSYFPSAITDAFFALSSPKPAQRA is encoded by the exons ATGCGTTGTCACAACGCTGCTCCCAGACCGGCCCCGCAGGGTTGGGCCGGTCCAAGGTCAGCACGGGCTGCGCTGCTCTGCACTTTGCTGCGGTGTCCCCGCTGTGCTCAGCGAGTCCCGGCCGCCTCCGCCTCCTgttccttctccttctgctcCCGCTGCCGCCCCACGAtgtggctgtggctgctggcGCTGCTGGGGCTCTGGCTGCTGCGGCGTTGGCACCGAGAGCGGCAGACGGTGCCCGGCCTGGACGAGAAGTTCGTGCTGATCACGGGCTGCGATTCGGGCTTTGGCAGCCTGCTGGCACGGCAGCTGGACGCGAGGGGGCTGCGGGTGCTGGCGGGCTGCCTGACCGAGTCGGGGGCCGCGAGGCTGCGGGCGGCCGCCTCGTCGCGCCTGCAGACCGTCCTGCTGGACGTCACGTCCAGCCACAGCATCGCCGCCGCTGCCGCGTGGGTGCGGGAACGCGTGGGGGAGAGAG GGCTGTGGGGGCTGGTGAACAACGCCGGCATCGCCGTCCCCACCGCCCCCAACGAGTGGCTGAGGAAGGAAGACTTCGTGGCGGTGTTGAACGTCAACCTGGTGGGGCTGATCGAGGTGACGCTCAGCCTCCTGCCGCTGGTGAAGAAGGCGCGGGGCCGCGTGGTCAACGTGGCCAGCGTGGTGGGCCGGCTGTCCATCTTCGGGGGCGGGTACTGCCCCTCCAAGTTCGGCGTGGAGGCCTTTTCCGACAGCCTCCG GCTTGAGATGAGGCACTTCGGGGTGAAGGTGAGCATCATCGAGCCGGGCTACTTCAAGACAGGCATCACCAGCATTGCAGCCCTGGAGAAGAGCTTCCTCAGCACCTGGGAGAGGCTGCCCAGTGAAACCAAAGCCAGTTATGGGGACAAATACCTGCAGGACT TCCTGGCATCCGCGAGGAAGATGCAGAAGAGATGCAACCCCAACCTCTCCTTGGTGACGGACTGCATGGAGCACGCACTGACCAGCCGCTACCCGCGCTGCCGCTATGCAGCTGGCTGGGATGCCAAGCTGATCTACATCCCTCTCAGCTACTTTCCCTCTGCCATCACCGACGCGTTCTTTGCCTTGTCCTCCCCCAAACCTGCCCAGAGAGCGTGA
- the PRIM1 gene encoding DNA primase small subunit isoform X1, which translates to MAPFEPAALPELLPVFYRRLFPHGAYGRWLGYGGVEKNYFQLREFSFTLRDDVYVRFQSFGSPQELEKELQRTNPYKIDIGAVYSHRPNQHNTVHLGAFQPVEKELVFDIDMTDYDDVRTCCSSADICSKCWTLMTIAVRVIDRALLEDLGMKHRLWVYSGRRGVHCWVCDDAVRKWSPALRAAAVEYLSLVKGGSETVKKVNLSEPVHPFIRRSVNVVEKYFEAYALQGQDILGSPERWDKVLALVPEEHRELLHSEFPKKRDSGQRWELLKGRMERTRRAAGSGKGTACYADWEIMLQYCFPRLDINVSKGIGHLLKSPFSVHPKTGRISVPLDLQRLDDFDPFAVPTISSLCQELDAAGDDAEQEDDEEPEPKRRLRDYRRTQLAPYVKTFEQFLEEMERERRTERLRRSDLQGEF; encoded by the exons ATGGCGCCGTTCGAACCGGCTGCGTTACCGGAGCTGCTCCCGGTGTTCTACCGCCGGCTCTTCCCGCACGGCGCTTACGGCCGCTGGCTCGGCTACGGCGGCG TGGAGAAGAACTACTTCCAGCTGCGGGAGTTCTCCTTCACGCTGCGGGACGACGTGTACGTGCGGTTCCAGTCGTTCGGGAGCCCGCAGGAGCtggagaaggagctgcagaggaccAACCCCTACAAGATCGACATCGGGGCCGTCTATTCGCACCGC CCCAACCAGCACAACACGGTTCACCTCGGGGCGTTCCAACCCGTGGAGAAGGAGCTGGTGTTCGACATCGACATGACCGACTATGATGACGTTCGGACGTGCTGCAG CTCGGCTGACATCTGCTCCAAGTGTTGGACTCTGATGACCATCGCTGTCCGTGTGATCGACCGCGCGCTCCTGG AGGACCTGGGCATGAAGCACCGCCTGTGGGTGTACTCAGGAAGGAGAGGTGTCCACTGCTGGGTCTGCGACGACGCCGTACGCAAATGGTCCCCAGCTCTGCGTGCGGCTGCTGTGGAGTATCTGAGCCTGGTGAAG GGCGGATCTGAGACGGTGAAGAAGGTGAACCTCTCGGAGCCCGTGCACCCCTTCATCAG GCGGTCGGTGAACGTGGTGGAGAAATACTTTGAGGCGTATGCACTGCAGGGCCAGGACATCCTGGGCAGCCCCGAGCGCTGGGACAAAGTGCTGGCTCTGGTTCCAGAAG AGCACCGTGAGCTGCTGCACAGTGAGTTCCCCAAGAAGCGTGACTCGGGGCAGcgctgggagctgctgaaggGCCGCATGGAGCGGACGAGG CGGGCGGCGGGCAGCGGGAAGGGCACGGCGTGTTATGCGGACTGGGAGATCATGCTGCAGTACTGCTTCCCACGGCTCGACATCAACGTCAGCAAAGGCATCGGGCACCTCCTGAAGAGCCCGTTCAGTGTCCACCCCAAAACAG GCCGCATCTCGGTGCCTCTGGACCTGCAGAGGTTGGATGACTTCGACCCATTCGCGGTGCCCACCATCAG CTCGCTGTGCCAGGAGCTGGATGCAGCTGGTGACGATGCAGAGCAGGAGGACGACGAGGAGCCGGAGCCGAAGCGGCGGCTGCGGG ATTACCGCCGGACGCAGCTGGCTCCCTATGTAAAGACCTTCGAGCAGTTCCTGGAGGAGATGGAGCGCGAGCGGCGCACGGAGCGGCTGCGGAGGAGCG ACCTGCAGGGAGAGTTCTGA
- the PRIM1 gene encoding DNA primase small subunit isoform X2 has product MAPFEPAALPELLPVFYRRLFPHGAYGRWLGYGGVEKNYFQLREFSFTLRDDVYVRFQSFGSPQELEKELQRTNPYKIDIGAVYSHRPNQHNTVHLGAFQPVEKELVFDIDMTDYDDVRTCCSSADICSKCWTLMTIAVRVIDRALLEDLGMKHRLWVYSGRRGVHCWVCDDAVRKWSPALRAAAVEYLSLVKGGSETVKKVNLSEPVHPFIRRSVNVVEKYFEAYALQGQDILGSPERWDKVLALVPEEHRELLHSEFPKKRDSGQRWELLKGRMERTRRAAGSGKGTACYADWEIMLQYCFPRLDINVSKGIGHLLKSPFSVHPKTGRISVPLDLQRLDDFDPFAVPTISSLCQELDAAGDDAEQEDDEEPEPKRRLRAGSLCKDLRAVPGGDGARAAHGAAAEERPAGRVLTTHGG; this is encoded by the exons ATGGCGCCGTTCGAACCGGCTGCGTTACCGGAGCTGCTCCCGGTGTTCTACCGCCGGCTCTTCCCGCACGGCGCTTACGGCCGCTGGCTCGGCTACGGCGGCG TGGAGAAGAACTACTTCCAGCTGCGGGAGTTCTCCTTCACGCTGCGGGACGACGTGTACGTGCGGTTCCAGTCGTTCGGGAGCCCGCAGGAGCtggagaaggagctgcagaggaccAACCCCTACAAGATCGACATCGGGGCCGTCTATTCGCACCGC CCCAACCAGCACAACACGGTTCACCTCGGGGCGTTCCAACCCGTGGAGAAGGAGCTGGTGTTCGACATCGACATGACCGACTATGATGACGTTCGGACGTGCTGCAG CTCGGCTGACATCTGCTCCAAGTGTTGGACTCTGATGACCATCGCTGTCCGTGTGATCGACCGCGCGCTCCTGG AGGACCTGGGCATGAAGCACCGCCTGTGGGTGTACTCAGGAAGGAGAGGTGTCCACTGCTGGGTCTGCGACGACGCCGTACGCAAATGGTCCCCAGCTCTGCGTGCGGCTGCTGTGGAGTATCTGAGCCTGGTGAAG GGCGGATCTGAGACGGTGAAGAAGGTGAACCTCTCGGAGCCCGTGCACCCCTTCATCAG GCGGTCGGTGAACGTGGTGGAGAAATACTTTGAGGCGTATGCACTGCAGGGCCAGGACATCCTGGGCAGCCCCGAGCGCTGGGACAAAGTGCTGGCTCTGGTTCCAGAAG AGCACCGTGAGCTGCTGCACAGTGAGTTCCCCAAGAAGCGTGACTCGGGGCAGcgctgggagctgctgaaggGCCGCATGGAGCGGACGAGG CGGGCGGCGGGCAGCGGGAAGGGCACGGCGTGTTATGCGGACTGGGAGATCATGCTGCAGTACTGCTTCCCACGGCTCGACATCAACGTCAGCAAAGGCATCGGGCACCTCCTGAAGAGCCCGTTCAGTGTCCACCCCAAAACAG GCCGCATCTCGGTGCCTCTGGACCTGCAGAGGTTGGATGACTTCGACCCATTCGCGGTGCCCACCATCAG CTCGCTGTGCCAGGAGCTGGATGCAGCTGGTGACGATGCAGAGCAGGAGGACGACGAGGAGCCGGAGCCGAAGCGGCGGCTGCGGG CTGGCTCCCTATGTAAAGACCTTCGAGCAGTTCCTGGAGGAGATGGAGCGCGAGCGGCGCACGGAGCGGCTGCGGAGGAGCG ACCTGCAGGGAGAGTTCTGACCACGCACGGAGGCTGa
- the LOC140263225 gene encoding nascent polypeptide-associated complex subunit alpha — MPGEATETVPATEQELPQPQAETGSGTESDSDESVPELEEHDSTQATTQQAQLAAAAEIDEEPVSKAKQSRSEKKARKAMSKLGLRQVTGVTRVTIRKSKNILFVITKPDVYKSPASDTYIVFGEAKIEDLSQQAQLAAAEKFKVQGEAVSNIQENTQTPTVQEESEEEEVDETGVEVKDIELVMSQANVSRAKAVRALKNNSNDIVNAIMELTM, encoded by the exons ATGCCCGGCGAAGCTACAGAAACCGTCCCGGCCACGGAGCAGGAGCTGCCGCAGCCGCAGGCGGAGACGG GGTCCGGAACAGAGTCTGACAGCGATGAGTCTGTACCAGAGCTTGAAGAGCACGACTCCACGCAGGCCACAACACAGCAGGCACAG cttgcagcagcagctgaaatagaTGAAGAACCTGttagcaaagcaaaacagagccgGAGTGAAAAGAAAGCACGGAAG GCAATGTCTAAACTCGGCCTCCGCCAGGTCACAGGAGTAACCAGAGTCACCATCCGCAAATCTAAGAACATCCTCTTTGTCATCACAAAACCAGATGTGTACAAGAGCCCAGCATCAGACACCTATATAGTCTTTGGAGAAGCAAAG ATTGAAGATCTGtcccagcaggcccagctggcGGCTGCCGAGAAGTTCAAAGTGCAAGGAGAAGCCGTCTCAAACATCCAGGAAAACACACAGACCCCCACCGTGCAGGAGGAGAGCGAGGAAGAAGAG GTTGACGAAACCGGTGTGGAGGTGAAAGACATCGAGCTGGTCATGTCCCAGGCCAACGTGTCCAGAGCGAAGGCGGTCCGTGCCCTGAAGAACAACAGCAACGACATTGTAAACGCTATAATg gaGTTGACGATGTAG
- the LOC140263224 gene encoding uncharacterized protein, which translates to MGSHAASPPPWAPLVLCQALGMAQVEGRACCMGRDSGRSQCVVTNCPSHHSVPAVLPPAAPAASPPATAPAVLPAAHSLPLTPALGPDAQAVPAEPPSSAPAVPPAPLSPVVVPAAAIPVFSAPPQPSAPALPLPVTSSPPPAPVPPSPTGFAAQGSPGPAAAPVSPVSPGLPAPASPVLAALPAAGQAAPPAASPSLVSPGCLPAALMPPVKVSAPPSPTGAAASAPHPAPPKSPGAAPTALPQAPPQAAAPAGTTAPPQSPPAMPVHPAAPLPPPAAPLGPALAATISPPIFLSAPMALAPLLPGGTVPCSAAAPVRGSMSGTPICPLAPAAPSGTMTCPVGPALAAPGSPAVPHSVARPPPGNPVTVTAPVLPSPSPASSLSSSGPPAAAAPAKAAPAIPVSLPAAVTPAPASPLPVTPAMAAPATPPAAKGAPQSPVTTPSAPAAAVPAAVPAPAANKAAPKSPVPATPAPTAAPAATKAAPQSPVAATPAPIAAPAATKAAPQSPVAAPSAPAAVVPAGPPTPAAPSATKAAPQSPVPATPAPPATPAATKAAPQSPVAAPSAPAAAVPAGPPTPATPAATKVAPKSPVAAIPAPAAVPAATKAAPQSSVAAPSAPAAAVPAGPPTPATPAATKVAPKSPVAAIPAPAAVPAATKAAPQSPVSKPSVPAAVVPAAPQSPDTAPSVPAAAVPAAPQAAAAPAANKVAPQSPVTAAPAPAAPPAAAKAAPGSPAAAPSAPASSPPVTPVLAAPAAPPAGKKSPKSSAAATSSPSAAAASAGSAAPVAPTAAKKPPKGSAATPSAAPAQAAPTAAKKPPKSPAAAQSAPSAPATAPPAQAAPPAAKKSPKSPTAAPSAPPAAPASSAAAKAPPKSPTAAPSAPPAAPAPSAAAKAPPKSPTAAPSAPSAAPTPSAAAKAPPKSPTAAPSAPPAAPAPSAAAKASPKSPTAASAAPSAPSAPPAAKAAPASPSAPGTLPPAPGAAASAPGAAGALPKPAADRATPQKAEAAPPASSVPNAAPAKKQPPTTKGSKQAPRPSPAKPAGKAPVPASTAVDDDDDLPPLIPPEVPAAEPPLQPILVDLSPRAAVAPAEAPAPKQPVVKNDKGTAGQHSLPCAWSVTWLPTGY; encoded by the exons atgggcTCTCACGCTGCCTCTCCCCCGCCCTGGGCTCCTTTGGTTCTGTGTCAGGCTTTGGGAATGGCCCAAGTGGAGGGCAGGGCCTGCTGCATGGGACGGGACAGCGGGCGCTCCCAGTGTGTGGTAACAAACTGTCCTTCTCACCATTCAGTTCCAGCTgtcctccctcctgcagcccctgctgcctctcctcctGCCACTGCGCCAG ctgttcttcctgctgctcaTTCCCTGCCTCTGACTCCAGCCCTGGGTCCAGATGCCCAGGCTGTTCCTGCAGAGccacccagctctgccccagccGTGCCCCCAGCCCCTCTCTCCCCTGTTGTGGTACCAGCTGCAGCAATTCCTGTCTTTTCTGCCCCTCCCCAGCCctctgccccagctctgcccctccCAGTTacttcttcccctcctccagctccagtTCCACCGTCCCCAACTGGTTTTGCTGCCCAAGGTTCTCCAgggcctgctgctgccccagtcAGCCCAGTATCTCCAGGactcccagccccagcatcaCCAGTTCTGGCTGCacttcctgctgcagggcaggcagcccCCCCAGCAGCCTCCCCATCTCTAGTGAGTCCTGGCTGTCTCCCAGCTGCTCTCATGCCTCCTGTGAAAGTCtctgctcctcccagccccactggagctgcagcctcagccccTCACCCTGCACCTCCCAAGAGCCCTGGGGCAGCCCCAACTGCTTTGCCCCAGGCACCCccccaagcagcagcccctgcaggTACCACAGCTCCTCCCCAGAGCCCCCCTGCCATGCCAGTGCATCCTGCTGCACCCCTGCCCCCTCCAGCTGCTCCCCTGGGCCCAGCCCTGGCAGCCACCATCTCCCCACCCATCTTTCTGTCTGCCCCCATGGCGCTGGCCCCTCTGCTGCCGGGTGGTACAGTTCCCTGCAGCGCTGCTGCTCCCGTGCGGGGCTCCATGTCTGGTACTCCCATCTGTCCGCTggctccagctgctccttctGGGACCATGACCTGTCCTGTGGGCCCTGCCTTGGCAGCTCCTGGCAGCCCTGCTGTTCCCCATTCTGTGGCCAGGCCACCCCCTGGGAACCCAGTTACTGTGACAGCCCCTGTTCTGCCCAGTCCATCCCCAGCATCTTCATTGTCCTCCTCAgggccaccagcagcagcagctccagctaaAGCAGCTCCAGCCATCCCTgtctcactgccagctgctgtAACTCCTGCTCCTGCCAGCCCCCTGCCTGTCACACCAGCAATGGCAGCTCCAGCCACCCCTCCTGCGGCCAAAGGAGCACCCCAGAGTCCAGTCACCACCCcgtctgctcctgctgctgcggttcctgcagctgtcccagctccagctgccaaCAAAGCAGCTCCCAAGAGCCCTGTTCCTGCCACACCAGCTCCTACAGCTGCCCCTGCTGCCACCAAGGCAGCTCCTCAGAGCCCTGTTGCTGCTACTCCAGCTCCTATAGCTGCCCCTGCTGCCACCAAGGCAGCTCCCCAGAGCCCCGTTGCTGccccctctgctcctgctgctgtggttcCTGCAGGTCCTCCAACTCCAGCTGCCCCTTCAGCCACCAAAGCAGCTCCCCAGAGCCCTGTTCCTGCCACACCAGCTCCTCCAGCTACTCCTGCAGCCACCAAAGCAGCTCCCCAGAGCCCTGTTGCTGccccttctgctcctgctgctgcggTTCCTGCAGGTCCCCCAACTCCAGCTACTCCTGCTGCCACCAAAGTGGCTCCCAAGAGCCCTGTTGCTGccattccagctcctgcagctgtccctgctgccaccaaAGCAGCTCCCCAGAGCTCTGTTGCTGccccttctgctcctgctgctgcggTTCCTGCAGGTCCCCCAACTCCAGCTACTCCTGCTGCCACCAAAGTGGCTCCCAAGAGCCCTGTTGCTGccattccagctcctgcagctgtccctgctgccaccaaAGCAGCTCCCCAGAGCCCTGTCAGCAAACCCTCTGTTCCCGCTGCTGTGgttcctgcagctccccagagCCCAGACACTGCTCcctctgtccctgctgctgcagttcctgcagctccccaggctgcagctgccccTGCTGCCAACAAAGTGGCTCCCCAGAGCCCTGTTACTGCtgcaccagctcctgcagctcctccagcagcagccaaagcagctcctgggagcccagctgctgcccccTCTGCCCCTGCCAGCTCCCCCCCTGTCACACCTGTGctggcagctccagctgcacccCCTGCAGGCAAGAAGTCCCCgaagagctctgctgctgccacatcCTCTCCCTCTGCTGCAGCGGCTTCAGCAGGTTCTGCAGCTCCAGTTGCCCCCACTGCAGCCAAAAAGCCCCCAAAGGGCTCTGCTGCTACTCCTTCTGCTGCACCAGCCCAAGCTGCCCCCACTGCAGCCAAAAAGCCCCCCAAgagtcctgctgctgcccagtctgctccctctgctcctgccaCAGCTCCACCAGCCCAAGCTGCCCCCCCTGCAGCCAAAAAGTCCCCTAagagccccactgctgccccatcTGCTccccctgcagctccagcatctTCAGCTGCAGCCAAAGCACCTCCCAagagccccactgctgccccatcTGCCccccctgcagctccagcaccttCAGCTGCAGCCAAAGCACCTCCCAagagccccactgctgccccatcTGCCCCCTCTGCAGCTCCAACACCTTCAGCTGCAGCTAAAGCACCTCCCAagagccccactgctgccccatcTGCTccccctgcagctccagcaccttCAGCTGCAGCCAAAGCATCTCCCAagagccccactgctgcctcGGCAGCcccttctgctccctctgccccccctgcagccaaggcagctcctgccagcCCATCAGCCCCCGGCACACTGCCTCCAgctccaggtgctgctgcctcagcccCGGGGGCTGCTGGTGCCCTCCCAAAGCCAGCAGCTGATCGTGCTACACCCCAGAAAGCAGAGGCCGCCCCTCCTGCCTCTTCTGTGCCAAATGCTGCCCCTGCTAAGAAGCAGCCCCCCACCACTAAGGGCAGCAAGCAGGCTCCACGTCCATCCCCAGCCAAGCCTGCTGGGAAAGCCCCCGttcctgccagcactgctgttgaTGACGATGATGACCTGCCCCCCCTGATCCCCCCCGAGGTGCCCGCTGCCGAGCCGCCGCTGCAGCCCATCCTGGTGGACCTCTCTCCCCGAGCAGCCGTGGCCCCTGCCGAGGCCCCTGCTCCTAAGCAGCCCGTCGTGAAGAATGACAAGGGTACTGCTGGTCAGCACAGTTTGCCGTGTGCATGGAGTGTCACTTGGCTGCCCACTGGATACTAA